The Flavobacterium faecale genome has a segment encoding these proteins:
- a CDS encoding M15 family metallopeptidase has product MPRICSFIVVMISLSFFFSCQATLPLTVKSLNPLPQETDTTFVKLRDYSSDFVYNMKYATDDNFLKAQVYDCAECYLRLKTVKALVLVNKEFMKKGYRIELFDCYRPLDIQKKMWAIVPNPNYVANPAKGSIHNRGGAVDITLVDANGKELEMGTKFDFFGPEASHKYLKVSDEVKKNRALLKSIMTRKYFNSFDSEWWHYNLKAALTDKVSNEKWDCDGE; this is encoded by the coding sequence ATGCCTAGAATTTGCAGTTTTATAGTGGTGATGATTTCGCTATCCTTTTTTTTCTCTTGTCAAGCGACCTTGCCGCTCACGGTTAAGAGCCTCAATCCATTGCCACAGGAGACAGATACAACTTTTGTAAAGTTAAGAGACTATAGTTCCGACTTTGTGTACAATATGAAATATGCCACCGATGATAACTTTTTGAAAGCGCAAGTGTACGATTGTGCCGAATGCTATCTGCGATTAAAAACAGTAAAAGCGTTGGTTTTAGTCAACAAAGAATTCATGAAGAAAGGGTATCGCATTGAGTTATTTGACTGCTATCGACCACTAGATATTCAAAAAAAAATGTGGGCCATTGTGCCTAATCCCAATTATGTCGCTAATCCAGCCAAGGGTTCGATACACAATAGAGGTGGAGCAGTAGACATAACATTGGTAGATGCCAACGGGAAAGAGTTGGAGATGGGAACAAAATTCGACTTTTTTGGCCCCGAAGCCAGTCATAAATACCTGAAAGTATCTGATGAAGTCAAGAAAAATAGAGCCTTACTTAAATCGATAATGACCCGTAAATACTTCAATTCCTTTGATTCTGAATGGTGGCATTATAATTTAAAAGCTGCTTTGACCGACAAAGTTTCTAACGAAAAATGGGATTGCGATGGAGAGTAG
- a CDS encoding endonuclease/exonuclease/phosphatase family protein, translating to MSWNIENLGKSKSDSEIEFMANTLRDFDVVALQEVVAGYGGSQAVARLADVLNRKGSRWDYVVSEPTTSSAYKTERYAFLWKTAKIKKIGTAWLEKKYNLEIDREPFYCTFEADHKSFTLVNFHAITKSKQPETEIKYFKFLPAQYPTLNLIFTGDFNCPQSHTVFNPLRKMGYLPVFTNQKTSLKRDCVLEECLASEFDNIFYNSNKVVVKNAGVLLFYQKFSSLQEAHSISDHIPIWAEIVVN from the coding sequence GTGTCTTGGAACATCGAAAATTTAGGCAAGTCCAAGTCAGATAGCGAAATCGAATTTATGGCCAATACCCTTCGAGATTTTGATGTGGTGGCGCTTCAGGAAGTCGTTGCGGGCTATGGCGGGTCACAGGCAGTTGCAAGGCTTGCAGATGTACTCAACCGTAAGGGAAGCCGCTGGGATTATGTTGTGAGCGAGCCTACAACGAGTAGCGCCTACAAAACGGAACGCTATGCTTTTTTGTGGAAAACGGCCAAAATTAAAAAAATTGGTACTGCTTGGCTCGAAAAAAAATACAATTTGGAGATTGATCGTGAGCCGTTTTATTGCACTTTTGAAGCGGATCATAAAAGCTTTACTTTGGTTAATTTTCACGCAATTACCAAAAGCAAACAACCGGAAACGGAAATCAAATATTTCAAGTTTTTACCAGCACAATATCCGACACTGAATTTAATTTTTACCGGAGACTTTAATTGCCCGCAGTCGCATACGGTTTTCAATCCGTTGCGAAAAATGGGTTATTTACCTGTTTTCACGAATCAAAAGACTTCTTTGAAGAGAGATTGTGTGCTGGAGGAATGCTTAGCATCTGAGTTTGATAATATCTTTTACAATTCGAACAAAGTTGTGGTGAAAAATGCTGGTGTCCTTTTGTTCTACCAAAAATTTTCTTCATTGCAGGAGGCGCATTCGATTTCGGACCATATTCCTATTTGGGCTGAGATAGTGGTGAATTAA
- a CDS encoding DUF6804 family protein, which produces MNKSTLKLTLAILLLACLLPLPYGYFQLVRFLGMAGFGYLAILASGEEKKNEVIIYIALALLFQPFFKLALGRTIWNIVDVIIALGLLGSIALSSKKQ; this is translated from the coding sequence ATGAATAAATCCACTCTAAAACTCACCCTCGCCATCCTCCTACTAGCCTGCCTCCTACCCTTGCCTTACGGTTATTTTCAACTTGTTCGGTTTTTGGGTATGGCAGGATTTGGGTATTTGGCAATATTGGCATCGGGTGAGGAAAAGAAGAATGAAGTAATTATTTATATTGCTTTGGCGTTACTTTTTCAACCGTTTTTCAAACTTGCACTGGGGAGAACGATTTGGAATATAGTCGATGTTATCATTGCACTTGGTTTATTAGGGTCTATTGCCTTATCTTCGAAAAAACAATAA
- a CDS encoding DUF4407 domain-containing protein, whose translation MNKAVNQLRLFLCTCSGEDDFIIRKCSNAIQLRFALIGFFVLFIFFCCFLSATFFTYSLFQGTKWVSIPMGIIWGSIITNIYLLLLYTISPKLLPVAFKSKNGRTMNSGVKNEKHRFITSSMLFRLALMSLLAIIIAQPLNVVLLSKTVQSSIEKHKIIEKIKMFTTANKTSIENEIIFYKEFNEKIKYQLNEVDSINVSHQISFLNTKVSNDKKFLKESSTLLDSLKKMEESIFLDKKNKAKREEIIDQLNQLYNDEVVSDNQFIIDIEAIIITNLKISSSFNIYKKNLINTINSKTENSIALNNLLNKSNFYIKTIQLLLDENLLSWLSTLAVCLVFILPIYFKFRVRNISESFFDKDYKNNPDMQRLRTEIVSANNFHWLENKIKKISIEDLRTSDYYFKKMIIEYRIILDEYEVSKKNQSQILTKKNADLNKSSLDRINPVLKRLQKYNPDLFNKLHEEIQEEFKNELILKYEYWIDSPFRTKKGNPKSIKNNEADLLQLLYSDNDSLK comes from the coding sequence ATGAACAAAGCAGTTAATCAGTTAAGGCTTTTCTTATGTACTTGCTCGGGAGAAGATGATTTTATAATTCGAAAATGTAGTAATGCAATTCAACTACGTTTTGCCTTAATTGGTTTTTTTGTCCTATTTATTTTCTTCTGTTGTTTCTTAAGTGCCACATTTTTCACCTATTCCTTATTTCAAGGAACAAAATGGGTTAGTATTCCTATGGGTATAATTTGGGGCTCAATAATTACTAATATTTATCTGCTTTTACTTTACACCATTTCTCCAAAATTGTTACCCGTTGCTTTTAAAAGTAAAAATGGTAGAACTATGAATTCAGGAGTAAAGAATGAAAAACATCGTTTTATCACTAGTTCAATGCTATTTAGGTTAGCTCTAATGAGTCTTTTAGCAATAATAATTGCTCAACCACTGAATGTCGTTTTACTATCAAAAACTGTTCAAAGTAGTATTGAAAAACATAAAATAATTGAAAAGATTAAAATGTTTACTACTGCGAATAAAACATCTATTGAAAATGAAATTATATTTTACAAGGAATTTAATGAAAAAATAAAATATCAATTAAATGAAGTAGACTCGATAAATGTATCACATCAGATTTCTTTTCTCAACACTAAAGTCTCCAATGACAAGAAATTTCTAAAGGAATCAAGTACTCTACTTGATAGTTTAAAAAAAATGGAAGAGTCTATTTTTTTAGATAAAAAAAATAAAGCAAAGCGAGAAGAAATAATTGATCAACTGAATCAATTATACAATGATGAGGTAGTAAGTGACAATCAATTCATAATAGATATAGAAGCAATAATAATTACAAACCTAAAAATTTCAAGCTCCTTTAATATATATAAAAAAAATTTAATCAACACCATAAATTCCAAAACTGAAAATTCTATTGCTTTAAACAATTTACTTAACAAAAGTAATTTTTATATCAAAACGATCCAATTACTTTTAGATGAAAACCTTTTGTCTTGGTTAAGTACACTAGCAGTCTGCTTAGTTTTTATTTTACCAATATATTTTAAATTTAGGGTTAGGAATATATCTGAGAGCTTTTTTGATAAGGATTATAAAAACAATCCTGATATGCAACGCTTACGCACAGAAATTGTGAGTGCAAATAATTTTCATTGGTTAGAAAATAAAATAAAAAAAATTAGTATCGAAGATTTAAGAACCTCTGATTATTATTTCAAAAAAATGATTATTGAATACCGTATAATATTAGACGAGTACGAAGTATCAAAAAAAAATCAGTCTCAAATACTAACAAAAAAAAATGCTGACCTTAACAAAAGTTCCTTAGATCGTATTAACCCTGTTCTAAAAAGATTGCAAAAATATAATCCAGATCTATTTAATAAATTACATGAAGAAATTCAGGAAGAGTTTAAAAATGAGTTGATTTTGAAATATGAGTATTGGATTGATTCCCCTTTTAGAACAAAAAAAGGAAATCCTAAATCCATCAAAAATAATGAGGCAGATTTATTACAATTACTTTATTCGGATAACGATTCATTAAAGTAA
- a CDS encoding DUF4407 domain-containing protein produces the protein MKRDYYELPESGQIMRLLWKCAGGDRYLLERATYSDQIKYMCLGGIVFATGALAGIAGGYAFYTIFEPRGSAIENPIDLQTVFISILFGIIWGLMIYNIDRFIVTSTGKGDGTEAITIGELKSALPRIIMGMIIAMTISKPVEIRMFKTEIDIKLREKQLEQQAEYQSKVDKTYADREKLLIADFGKISEQRNSLNQRIKIAEQAYTDNLMGKAVGIVGGNGPLSKALKSQLDDLTNQLATFDNQNGKDLAELNKRKDELRNEKERARADNTKIANGLDGLLERIKIAHEVAGFWISLFITLLFMAIELTPIFFKLMLTKTTYDYLAENRDELIKAEYGIEVKYDYYKDKQGVERHLTINHEAEKIIFEKIKVTEIQRELTLYAINKYKEREQKKIDDNLDDYINSINPHEQSS, from the coding sequence ATGAAAAGAGATTATTATGAATTACCGGAGTCTGGACAAATTATGCGCTTATTATGGAAATGCGCTGGTGGTGACCGATATTTATTAGAAAGAGCAACCTATTCTGATCAAATAAAATACATGTGTTTGGGGGGAATTGTATTTGCTACAGGAGCTTTAGCAGGCATCGCAGGTGGATATGCATTCTATACAATTTTTGAACCTAGAGGTTCTGCTATAGAAAATCCGATAGATTTACAAACTGTATTTATATCAATCCTTTTTGGTATTATCTGGGGGTTAATGATTTACAATATTGATCGTTTTATTGTGACAAGCACAGGGAAGGGAGATGGTACTGAAGCTATAACTATAGGCGAATTAAAAAGTGCCCTACCCAGAATTATAATGGGGATGATTATCGCTATGACAATATCTAAACCCGTTGAAATCAGAATGTTTAAAACTGAAATTGATATAAAGCTTCGAGAGAAACAACTAGAACAACAAGCTGAATATCAATCTAAGGTAGACAAGACATATGCAGATAGAGAAAAATTACTAATCGCAGATTTTGGAAAAATTTCAGAACAAAGAAATTCTTTGAATCAAAGAATTAAAATCGCTGAACAAGCCTATACTGATAATTTAATGGGTAAAGCCGTAGGTATCGTAGGCGGGAACGGACCATTGTCAAAAGCTTTAAAGTCTCAATTAGATGATTTAACTAATCAACTGGCAACTTTTGATAATCAAAATGGTAAGGATTTAGCAGAGCTAAATAAGAGGAAGGACGAATTAAGAAATGAAAAAGAAAGAGCTAGAGCGGATAATACAAAAATAGCTAATGGTTTAGATGGTCTTCTTGAACGTATTAAAATTGCGCATGAGGTTGCAGGTTTTTGGATTTCATTATTCATTACATTATTATTCATGGCAATAGAACTTACTCCTATCTTCTTCAAATTAATGTTAACTAAAACTACCTATGATTATCTAGCTGAAAATCGTGACGAATTAATTAAAGCAGAGTATGGAATAGAAGTCAAATATGATTATTATAAAGATAAGCAAGGAGTTGAACGTCATTTAACTATTAACCATGAAGCTGAAAAAATAATTTTTGAGAAAATAAAAGTGACAGAAATTCAAAGAGAGTTGACGCTTTATGCAATCAATAAATATAAGGAAAGGGAACAGAAAAAAATAGATGATAATTTAGATGATTATATTAATTCAATAAATCCACATGAACAAAGCAGTTAA
- a CDS encoding DUF6567 family protein, whose amino-acid sequence MKKILCLLSMSLVLTITSCGGSASVMGNSNSNQTNVELSKKNFNVIGTASGVSTNTYIFGIGGSSNRALLEKAKSEMMKNANLTGPKAIVNVTYDKHFNGFFPFYSQVTVTASANIVEFTE is encoded by the coding sequence ATGAAGAAAATTTTATGTTTACTGTCAATGAGTTTAGTTTTAACAATTACAAGTTGTGGAGGAAGTGCATCAGTAATGGGTAATTCAAATAGTAATCAAACTAATGTAGAACTATCTAAGAAAAATTTCAATGTTATCGGAACGGCTTCTGGTGTTTCTACAAATACTTACATCTTCGGAATTGGAGGTTCATCAAACAGAGCATTATTGGAGAAAGCTAAAAGTGAAATGATGAAAAATGCAAATTTAACTGGACCAAAAGCAATTGTAAATGTTACTTATGACAAACACTTCAATGGATTTTTTCCTTTCTATTCTCAGGTTACTGTAACTGCATCAGCAAATATTGTTGAGTTTACAGAATAA
- a CDS encoding response regulator transcription factor has translation MFTKVLIADDIDFNDVGAAKILKELEVAEVQYTKYCDDALLKIKKAAQDDAPYQLLISDLSFKSDHHVNILNSGQELIHAVKALFPEIKVIAFSIEDRAHKIKELFEDIGIDGYVLKGRQTMQDLKVAVQKAYRNESENISAELLPILQDKTTSEINQYDLVLLKKLSIGITQDAMEAIFKQEGITPNSKSSIEKHINKLKIYFKAKNVTHLVSIAKDLGVI, from the coding sequence ATGTTTACAAAAGTTTTAATTGCAGATGATATTGATTTTAATGATGTAGGAGCCGCCAAAATTTTAAAAGAATTGGAGGTTGCTGAAGTACAGTACACCAAATACTGTGACGACGCCCTACTAAAAATTAAAAAGGCAGCACAAGATGATGCTCCTTATCAATTATTGATTTCAGACTTATCGTTTAAGTCGGATCACCATGTAAATATTTTGAACTCTGGTCAAGAATTGATACATGCAGTAAAAGCGTTATTTCCTGAAATTAAGGTTATCGCCTTCTCTATTGAAGATCGCGCGCACAAAATCAAGGAACTCTTTGAAGACATTGGTATCGATGGTTACGTATTAAAAGGCCGTCAGACGATGCAAGATTTAAAAGTAGCGGTTCAAAAAGCATATAGAAACGAAAGTGAAAACATCTCCGCCGAGTTACTGCCTATTCTACAAGATAAAACTACAAGCGAAATCAATCAATACGATCTTGTTTTACTGAAAAAATTATCAATCGGAATTACTCAAGATGCTATGGAGGCGATTTTTAAACAAGAAGGAATCACTCCCAACAGCAAAAGCTCTATCGAAAAACACATTAACAAACTGAAAATATATTTTAAAGCCAAAAATGTGACGCACCTTGTATCTATTGCCAAAGATCTTGGCGTAATTTAA